TACAGTGGCAAGAAATACACGCCAGGCTGCAATGGATGCCATGGGTTGGAGAAAGGTCTGGGCCGGCGGAGTGAATACGCCTGGCCAAAATTTCTCAAGTAATCGCAGTTTCTTCACAATAATTCACCCTGTACATGCATAATCGATCCGTCACGATTCTATGCCAATAAACTACCTAAACCTTCATGTTGTCCATCCGACAAAGAAATCAACCACAGTGAACTGCTCCCGTCTTCGCTTCGCATAGCGGCGAGAGCTTCTTGCTTCATCGACCACCGCCTGCCGAAGCAGGTCTTACATGATTTCCACAGGCGTCAATTCGGCCCGTTCCCTGCCTATGTGATACAGACCAGTTAGCTGACTGGCCGTAGGATTTCTAACCCTCGATGTAGAATGTTGATCGCTCAGTTGACATCTCGGTCCATCTCCCGTCCGCATGTCGGGCACTTGTGCATACGAATCGATAGGTCTTTTTTTACCAAGGTTCCGCAACCTCCACTACAGAGTTGCGTGGTGTGATGAGGTGACACTTTAATTAGTTGCTTTCCTGCGTTTTGTGCCTTGTGCTCTAAGTAGGCTCCGAGTTTACCCCATCCTGCATTCGCAATGGATTGTGCCAGACGATGATTTTTCATCATCCCTTTCACTGGCGAATCCTCCATGCACCCCAGCTCGTAACGGTCTACCAATGATCGGCTGACCTTGTGCCAATGGTCCTTGCGCTGGTTCGCCACATGGTCGTAGACATGTTGGATTCCGCAGAAAGAACGGCGTCGTCGGCAGTATTTTTCCCTACTACTACCAGAACCGCCTCTACTGATCATCTCGTTCAATGATTGTATTGGGCAATCCATGACAATGTGTCTATTATATTTATTGGTTTTGTTGTATCGACACGAAGCACAGGACAAATAGCCAGGGGTTCCCCAGCTTTAGCTATCCATTCAGAAAAATCTATACCCCCACTGAAATGGCCTTCATGGCGTGAATGTAGCTGTCTGGCATGAAACCGCTGTTCAGCAATCTCCGGAGGGCAAGCACAATAAATTTCCACCATCGGGCCATTCAACTCAGCTAAATCCCTGGGCGCCAGATGGCGATCAAACACACTATCAAGAATGGCATGAGGCAATGTTCTTGCAAGACGGTACATTAATGTAATGCTGATAATGCCGAGCTTACGAGACCATTCCCGGTCGCCTACACCCAACGCATCAAACAATATCTCTTTGAACTGATCTTTTTCAAGAATCGGCCACTGTAAAGCGTGACCTAAGGCTGCTGCTAATGTGCTCTTTCCTGAGCCGGGTAGGCCGTTGACGAGGATATACATCCGATCACCTCTCCAGGAATTAGTAGTAGACGTTAAGGGACTATTGATGGAAACTAATATGGGCACACGATTCTTCTGAAGACTCCTATGTCTTAGGTTTTTATACAGACAAGACAGCAATGCACTTGCGCCCGTAGATCAGAAGAGTCAACATTGATTTCAATCAACTTTGGACCTATGGCTGGCTCGCAGTTATAAAATGGCTTATTAGGGATGCGCTGGGCTCTGACTCATGGCCACGCGAATTTCCCCGACCACCGCTTGGTTTTCGCGGCGAATCATGGGAGGATCGGGAATCTCAACGGTAACACTCAAGGAACATCGTCATTACAAGGATTAGCGCACAGTAAAGAGGATTGTGGTATCTTCTCCGCCACCTTTCCACGAAAGGTAAATTAAAGGGGCTGTCCCGAAAAGGTTCAGCCCCGCTCAGAGAACCGGAATTACTGCAAAATCTGATCGATATGTTTTAATACATCCAAGGGTAACTGGACATCGACCGCCTTAACATTCTCTACCACCTGTTCGGGTTTTGAGGCTCCAATCAAGGCGCTAGAAATAGCAGGTTGGCGTAGTACCCAAGCTAAAGCTAATTGGCTTAAAGATATTCCCAAATCGTTAGCCACGGACAACAAATCTTCCACTTTGGCAAAATTTTCGTCAGTCAGATACCGAGTAATGAAATGACTAATTTTTTCAGTCGTTGCCCGCGAACCCGGAGGCAATGGCTGGCCTTTGCGGTATTTTCCCGTCAAGAGTCCTTGAGCTAATGGAGAAAATACGACTACGCCAAGCCCATATTGTTCGCATAACGGTAAAACGGCTTGTTCGATATATCGGTTAAACATATTATAAACGGGTTGACTGGCGCGCAGGGGATGTGTTCCTAATACACTTTGCACTTGCACGGCCTCAGCAATTTTCTCCGCTGGCCATTCACTAATTCCACCGTAACGCACTTTACCTTGCCGTACAAAGTCGTCAATAGTGCTCACAATTTCTTCCATTTCGGTGTCCGGATCATACCGGTGACAGTAAAAAATATCGACATAATCCGTGTTGAGGGCTTTTAAGCTCTGCTCTAATTGACTAGTTAGGTGCTTTCGGCTGAGGCCCCGATCATTGACTCCCGGTCCCACCGGCCAGAATGCTTTAGTCGTCAGCACATAGGAATCACGGGGAAAGGGTTGCAAGGCCTTGGCCAAAAATCGCTCGGCCTCGTGCGGAGTACTACCATACACATTGGCGCAGTCAAAATGATTAATACCGAGCTCATAAGCCTGATGAACACAGGCTTCAGCTGTATTCTGTTCCGTGACTGTCCCATAAGTCAGCCAACTTCCTAAGGCAATCTCTGAGACTTTGATTCCGGCCCTTCCTAATCGTCGATACTTCATTGAACAATCCCCCTTAAATGTCGACCAATCCGCTTATGACAAATATGGTGAAACCAATAGCGACGACTCGTGCAATCGCATATTTGGATGTTTTTCTTGCAAGCGTGCTAGGGTATATTCGTCTTCTACGAGGAGTACAGGTTGTTCATCGGCGTCTAACACCACCCGTGCCCTATCAAAACGGCCTAGTTCGGGTAATGGGCCTTCTATCCACCGTGCAATGGAATAGTTCAGGGGACGAATGGTAATATCGACCCCATATTCCATTTTCATCCGGTATTCCAAAACTTCAAATTGCAGTGGTCCGACTACGCCTAAATAGATTTGGGGCCCTAAATCCATGGGATGGAAGACCTGAATCAATCCTTCTTCCGTTAATTCGCTGAGACCGCGTTGATATTGTTTGTGTTTCAGGGCATATTTGAGTTCGATTTCGGCAAAGTGTTCGGGGCTAAACCGGGGAAACCCAGTAAATTCAAACTGTTCGCCTTCCGTCAAGGTATCCCCGATATGGAAAAGGCCAGGATCATGTAACCCAATCACATCACCCGCAAAAGCTTCTTCCACAATGAACCGGTCTTGTGCTAAAAATTGCTGGGGTTGGCTTAATCGAATGATCCGTCCCGAACGGATATGGTTGACCGCCATGCCCCTTTCAAAACGTCCCGAGACTATGCGAACAAAAGCAATGCGGTCGCGATGCTGGGGATTCATATTGGCCTGAATCTTAAATACAAAACCGCTAAAGCCGTCACGAGCTGGATCGATGAGGCCTATCGTACTAGGACGAGGTGTTGGAGGCGGCGCAAGCTTCAAAAACGTGTCCAGAAAGGACTTGACACCGAAATTCGCAATGGCACTTCCAAAAAACACGGGGCTCAACAGTCCTTGCGTGACCTTCTGTTCGGAAAAAGGCTCTCCGGCATCCATAATTAACTCTAAGGCCTCTTCCAAGGCGTGCCGTTGATCTTCGGGAATTTGATCCTGCATAGCGGCGTAATCCACAATCCGGTAATCCTGGTTCGCTCGGTCAAAATGTTCAAACCGCTGATGATGAATATCATAAATGCCGCGGAAATCTAATCCCATGCCTACAGGCCAATTCATGGGATATGTTTGGATCCCCAAGACTTGCTCAATTTCTTGAAGAAGATCCCAGGGATCCCGCCCCTCCCGATCTAACTTGTTAATGAACGTAAAGACCGGAATGTGACGGCTCGAGGCAACTTGAAAAAGTTTCACCGTCTGTGGTTCCACACCTTTGGCCGCATCAATTACCATGACCACACTATCCGCGGCTAAAAGCGTACGATATGTATCTTCACTAAAGTCTTGGTGGCCAGGAGTGTCCAACAAGTTCACCCGATATCCGTTGTAATGAAACTGCAAAACGGTCGATGTGACAGAAATTCCCCGTTGTTGCTCAATGGCCATCCAATCGGAACGGGCATGAGCTTGTTGCCGGCGAGCTTTTACCGCCCCAGCTTCACGGATGGCACCACCAAACAAGAGAAGTTTTTCAGTCAAAGTTGTTTTTCCAGCATCCGGATGTGAAATGATGGCAAATGTTCGCCCAGACACAATGTTATCTTGCAACGTGCTCACAATATTCCCGCTCCTTCTGATGATTACCGGTAAATTATATCATCCTAAACGCCGCTTCACACATCGACAACAAGCAAAAGTGGTTTACAATAGTCATGGCTCTTTCTGTCTACAGAGTTCAAAATCGAGGTGACAGACATTGAAAGACAGGCAGCATGATGAATTTAATGCCCGCGTTAAGACGGATTTCGAAGGCCTCCCGATTATTTATTATCGTCTTGATGCACTAAACTCAGAAAATTCGACCTCCATTAATACTCTTCCTTTTTCCGTAAAAATCTTGTTGGAATCTTTATTACGACAAATGGATGGTCATCAAATCACCAAAGACGATGTCTTGCGTCTAGCTCACTGGGATCCGCTTAATCCTTCCGCTAGTGGTGACATTCCTTTTAAACCGGCTCGAGTTGTGTTACAAGATTTCACAGGGGTGCCGGCAGTTGTCGATTTAGCCACCATGCGTGATGAGGCATTTCGTCTTCACAAAGATCCCACCCAGATCAATCCTTTGATCCCAGTTGATTTAGTCATAGACCATTCGGTTCAAGTCGATGCGTTCGGAACACCCACCGCATTGCAAATTAATACAGAACGAGAATTTCAACGGAACAATGAACGATATCGCCTGTTGAAATGGGCGCAAAAAGCCTTTCGCAATTTCCGCGTGGTTCCTCCGGGTACGGGCATTGTTCATCAAGTAAATTTAGAATATCTCGCGTCGGTCGTGGCCCAGCGTGAGGACGAGGACGGGATTCTGGTCTTTCCGGATTCCGTAGTCGGTACCGACTCTCATACCACCATGATTAACGGTTTGGGTGTTCTAGGTTGGGGTGTTGGCGGCATTGAAGCCGAAGCCAATATGTTAGGTCAGCCCCTGTCATTTGTGGCCCCTGCCGTGATCGGATTCCGATTAACGGGTCAACTCCGTGAAGGGGTTACCGCTACCGATTTGGCCTTGACGATTACCCAGATTCTCCGCCGGCATGGCGTTGTCGGCAAATTTGTAGAATTTTTTGGTCCTGGTGTGGCGCAAATGAGTATTGCCGATCGTGCCACGGTTGCCAACATGGCGCCAGAATATGGGGCGACCATGGGATTTTTCCCGGTCGATGATGAAACCATCCGGTATTTACGACAAACCGGACGGGATGATCAGCATGTCCGTCTCACTGAATGGTATCTTAAAGAACAAGGACTCTTCCGCACAAAGGATGCGCCAGATCCTCAATTCTCAGAAGTCATCGAACTGGATCTGGCCGATGTTCGCGCCAGTTTGGCAGGTCCCAAACGTCCCCAAGACCGCGTTGATCTCACCGAAATGCCTGAAGCCTTTGAACAATCCCTTCGCCAAGATGTTAGCCAACGAGGATTCGGTCTGACCCCCGATCAAACCCGCAAAACCGCTACCATTACCTGGGAAGATGGACATCAAGAAACGATTGGTCAAGGCTCTGTGGTAATAGCCGCCATTACTAGCTGCACCAATACCTCTAATCCTTCTGTCATGATCGGCGCAGGACTGCTGGCCAAAAAAGCTGTCGAACGTGGCCTAAAGGTCAAATCTTATGTCAAAACATCTCTAGCCCCTGGTTCGCGTGTCGTTACAGCCTACTTAAAAGCTGCTGGCTTATTACCCTTTTTGGAACAATTAGGCTTTGACATTGTCGGTTATGGTTGCACCACGTGCATCGGGAATAGTGGGCCCTTACCCCCTTTAGTCTCTCAAGCGATTCAAGAACATGATTTAACAGTGGCCGCTGTCTTAAGCGGAAACCGCAACTTTGAAGGCCGTGTGCATCCTTTAGTCAAGGCCAATTATTTAGCGTCGCCTCCTCTGGTGGTGGCCTATGCCTTAGCGGGCACCATGCGGATTAATTGGCATGACGATCCATTAGGTTATGACGCCGAAAACCACCCCGTATTCCTCCGCGATATTTGGCCCAGTAATCACGAAATTCAAGATACGCTGGCAAAAGCACTCCAGCCCTTGTTGTTTACTGAACAATATGAGGAAGTGTTTGGGGCCAACCCATTATGGAATCAGTTACCCGAAATCTCAGGCAGCACCTATTCATGGGATCAATCCTCAACCTATATTCAAAAACCTCCGTTTTTCGACGTGCAGGAAAGACTCAGCGGGG
The Sulfobacillus thermosulfidooxidans DNA segment above includes these coding regions:
- a CDS encoding RNA-guided endonuclease TnpB family protein, whose protein sequence is MDCPIQSLNEMISRGGSGSSREKYCRRRRSFCGIQHVYDHVANQRKDHWHKVSRSLVDRYELGCMEDSPVKGMMKNHRLAQSIANAGWGKLGAYLEHKAQNAGKQLIKVSPHHTTQLCSGGCGTLVKKDLSIRMHKCPTCGREMDRDVN
- a CDS encoding AAA family ATPase, producing the protein MYILVNGLPGSGKSTLAAALGHALQWPILEKDQFKEILFDALGVGDREWSRKLGIISITLMYRLARTLPHAILDSVFDRHLAPRDLAELNGPMVEIYCACPPEIAEQRFHARQLHSRHEGHFSGGIDFSEWIAKAGEPLAICPVLRVDTTKPINIIDTLSWIAQYNH
- a CDS encoding aldo/keto reductase family protein, translating into MKYRRLGRAGIKVSEIALGSWLTYGTVTEQNTAEACVHQAYELGINHFDCANVYGSTPHEAERFLAKALQPFPRDSYVLTTKAFWPVGPGVNDRGLSRKHLTSQLEQSLKALNTDYVDIFYCHRYDPDTEMEEIVSTIDDFVRQGKVRYGGISEWPAEKIAEAVQVQSVLGTHPLRASQPVYNMFNRYIEQAVLPLCEQYGLGVVVFSPLAQGLLTGKYRKGQPLPPGSRATTEKISHFITRYLTDENFAKVEDLLSVANDLGISLSQLALAWVLRQPAISSALIGASKPEQVVENVKAVDVQLPLDVLKHIDQILQ
- a CDS encoding peptide chain release factor 3, translating into MSTLQDNIVSGRTFAIISHPDAGKTTLTEKLLLFGGAIREAGAVKARRQQAHARSDWMAIEQQRGISVTSTVLQFHYNGYRVNLLDTPGHQDFSEDTYRTLLAADSVVMVIDAAKGVEPQTVKLFQVASSRHIPVFTFINKLDREGRDPWDLLQEIEQVLGIQTYPMNWPVGMGLDFRGIYDIHHQRFEHFDRANQDYRIVDYAAMQDQIPEDQRHALEEALELIMDAGEPFSEQKVTQGLLSPVFFGSAIANFGVKSFLDTFLKLAPPPTPRPSTIGLIDPARDGFSGFVFKIQANMNPQHRDRIAFVRIVSGRFERGMAVNHIRSGRIIRLSQPQQFLAQDRFIVEEAFAGDVIGLHDPGLFHIGDTLTEGEQFEFTGFPRFSPEHFAEIELKYALKHKQYQRGLSELTEEGLIQVFHPMDLGPQIYLGVVGPLQFEVLEYRMKMEYGVDITIRPLNYSIARWIEGPLPELGRFDRARVVLDADEQPVLLVEDEYTLARLQEKHPNMRLHESSLLVSPYLS
- the acnA gene encoding aconitate hydratase AcnA codes for the protein MKDRQHDEFNARVKTDFEGLPIIYYRLDALNSENSTSINTLPFSVKILLESLLRQMDGHQITKDDVLRLAHWDPLNPSASGDIPFKPARVVLQDFTGVPAVVDLATMRDEAFRLHKDPTQINPLIPVDLVIDHSVQVDAFGTPTALQINTEREFQRNNERYRLLKWAQKAFRNFRVVPPGTGIVHQVNLEYLASVVAQREDEDGILVFPDSVVGTDSHTTMINGLGVLGWGVGGIEAEANMLGQPLSFVAPAVIGFRLTGQLREGVTATDLALTITQILRRHGVVGKFVEFFGPGVAQMSIADRATVANMAPEYGATMGFFPVDDETIRYLRQTGRDDQHVRLTEWYLKEQGLFRTKDAPDPQFSEVIELDLADVRASLAGPKRPQDRVDLTEMPEAFEQSLRQDVSQRGFGLTPDQTRKTATITWEDGHQETIGQGSVVIAAITSCTNTSNPSVMIGAGLLAKKAVERGLKVKSYVKTSLAPGSRVVTAYLKAAGLLPFLEQLGFDIVGYGCTTCIGNSGPLPPLVSQAIQEHDLTVAAVLSGNRNFEGRVHPLVKANYLASPPLVVAYALAGTMRINWHDDPLGYDAENHPVFLRDIWPSNHEIQDTLAKALQPLLFTEQYEEVFGANPLWNQLPEISGSTYSWDQSSTYIQKPPFFDVQERLSGDIHNARILAIFGDSVTTDHISPAGNIPVDSPAGQYLLSHQVAPHDFNSYGSRRGNHEVMMRGTFANIRIHNLMVPGSEGGITRVYPSGEVLPIFDAAMTYKAQGIPLVVIAGKEYGAGSSRDWAAKGPKLLGVHAVIAESFERIHRSNLVGMGILPLQFMPGESAQSWALTGDETLDVILPSPLTPGARVSVNIYSPHTQTPKSFAVISRLDTPVEIEYFHNNGILQTVLNHLA